A part of Setaria viridis chromosome 8, Setaria_viridis_v4.0, whole genome shotgun sequence genomic DNA contains:
- the LOC117834422 gene encoding uncharacterized protein, translating to MADDDDAAVVAAAAKAAEEACAEKACRAEEERLRSVAMDEYEAAHVAIWAQATAVVNVKALIPVILNQATNTYTKWRGMFLTVLSKYLLTRHVLEDEAFPTRPAWVQADCVMLTWIHGTVSGDLQQSLMMRQRPAREAWCYLEDEFLGQRESRALLLETQFCNFRQDFLMITDYCRRLESMAASLVEFDDPIGDRQMVLTLLRGLSGKFRHMVSILKMHRPFPTFAEARTHLLLEEMEIDARPPSPPAALIAAPRQTLVALPHHAMGRPLLLRAPTVCPLVDSREHPLVASMWPYGRPPLAPPAFTTVPQYGYGGSFSGVPSGGAYGSGYTAPPSSYVYGGAAPVF from the exons ATGGCGGACGACGATGATGCTGCGGTCGTGGCTGCTGCAGCCAAGGCTGCTGAAGAGGCTTGTGCTGAGAAAGCATGCCGCGCCGAGGAAGAGCGCCTCCGTTCCGTCGCGATGGACGAGTACGAGGCCGCCCACGTAGCTATCTGGGCGCAAGCCACCGCCGTCGTCAACGTCAAGGCCCTCATCCCCGTCATTCTCAACCAGGCCACCAACACCTACACCAAGTGGCGCGGCATGTTCCTCACCGTCCTCAGCAAGTACCTGCTGACTCGCCACGTCCTTGAGGATGAGGCATTCCCCACGCGCCCGGCATGGGTGCAGGCCGACTGTGTCATGTTGACATGGATACACGGCACGGTCTCTGGCGATCTACAGCAATCGCTTATGATGCGGCAGCGACCTGCACGCGAAGCTTGGTGCTACCTCGAGGATGAGTTCCTCGGTCAGCGGGAATCCCGCGCTCTCCTCCTCGAGACGCAATTCTGCAACTTCCGCCAAGACTTCCTGATGATCACAGATTATTGCCGTCGTCTCGAGTCCATGGCTGCGTCACTTGTCGAGTTCGATGACCCCATCGGTGATCGGCAAATGGTGCTCACCCTCCTCCGTGGCTTGAGCGGCAAGTTCCGCCACATGGTGTCCATTCTCAAGATGCATCGCCCGTTCCCGACCTTCGCGGAGGCTCGGACGCACCTCCTCctggaggagatggagatcgaCGCGAGGCCGCCCTCGCCTCCCGCCGCACTCATCGCCGCGCCACGACAAACACTGGTGGCCCTGCCGCACCACGCTATGGGGCGCCCACTCCTCCTGCGCGCCCCCACGGTGTGCCCTCTGGTGGATAGCAGGGAGCACCCACTGGTGGCCAGC ATGTGGCCCTACGGACGTCCTCCACTGGCGCCACCAGCGTTCACCACCGTCCCGCAGTACGGCTACGGCGGCTCCTTCAGCGGCGTCCCGAGCGGTGGCGCCTATGGCTCCGGCTACACCGCTCCACCTTCATCGTACGTCTACGGGGGAGCAGCGCCAGTGTTCTAG
- the LOC117866246 gene encoding uncharacterized protein — translation MASLSAVSGKAAAGYCKPLALSCKGSRVPGRSLISMGATRSRLISLRSPRFRVYAAKEETVNKVIDIVKQQLALGADAALTPESKFTDLGADSLDTVEIVMALEEEFKITVEEDNAQNITTIQEAADLIDKLVG, via the exons ATGGCCTCCCTGTCCGCCGTCTCCggcaaggccgccgccggctactGCAAGCCACTCGCCCTGAGCTGCAAG GGAAGCAGAGTTCCAGGCCGGAGCCTGATCTCCATGGGGGCGACGAGAAGCCGCCTCATCTCCCTAAGATCACCTCGCTTTCGCGTCTACGCG GCGAAGGAGGAGACGGTGAACAAGGTGATTGACATCGTGAAGCAGCAGCTGGCGCTGGGCGCGGACGCGGCGCTGACGCCCGAGTCCAAGTTCACGGACCTGGGCGCCGACTCTCTGGACACGGTGGAGATCGTCATGGCGCTCGAGGAGGAGTTCAAGATCACCGTCGAGGAGGACAACGCCCAGAACATCACCACCATCCAGGAGGCCGCCGACCTCATCGACAAGCTCGTCGGCTGA